In Deinococcus psychrotolerans, the genomic window TATTTTGGTGCTGATCTACTCGGGCGTCATCAACAATTTGAACAGAGCTTGAGCGGGGCGTAACGCGCCAGCTTAAGCCAGAGGCTTTTTCTTGCCGGCCCCACCGCCTCTGACCCTTACCAACAACCAAGATGGCCCCCTGCTACTCGAAAAGTCGAGTGACAGCGCGGGCCATTGCTGTATAGAACAGCGTTTGGGGGAGTAGGCCATTTGCCGTGCGGGCGGCGCTGCACCACTTGGCCGCCCCAGCTGATACGAGATTTCGGCGGCTTCATGACTTGGGACGGCTAAACGTTAGTCACTGCCGCGCTGAACTCGCCGCTGCACCTTAACCCAGAACAGCCTTACGTCTATGCGCTCAGCAGAGTTTGAGCACGGCTGGATTGCGTTTGCTGGCCGAATCGGACGGCCACACAGCAGGCGGGGGGCGGGGGCGCTATTCTAGTCGGCATGTTTGGCAGATTTCGGTTTGTGTCGTGGGCCGCTTCGGGCGCTGTGGCCCTGACGCTGATGTTGGGGGCCTGTTCACCGGCTGGTAAGGTCACTACAACGTCTGACACGACCCAAACCACGACAAGGACTCCATCTCAGTCTGGCGCAACTCAAGTCCAGCCGACCCGCTCAGGGCGCGATCCCCAAAGCGGACTTCTCTTGATGGCCCGCTCGGCACTGCCGCCGGAAGGTCAGCGCACCCTCAGCTTGATCGGGCAGGGTGGGCCTGTGCCTCCGCAACACTGGCCGTACCAAAAAGACGGCGTGGTTTTTTCTAACCGTGAGCGCATTTTGCCCAAGCAGTCCAGCGGCTATTACCACGAATACACTGTGCCCACGCCCCAGTCGGCTGACCGGGGAGCGCGGCGGATCGTCTGCGGCCCACTGCGAAGCTTGGCTGCCGAATGCTATTACACTGCCGATCACTACGCCAGTTT contains:
- a CDS encoding ribonuclease, which translates into the protein MFGRFRFVSWAASGAVALTLMLGACSPAGKVTTTSDTTQTTTRTPSQSGATQVQPTRSGRDPQSGLLLMARSALPPEGQRTLSLIGQGGPVPPQHWPYQKDGVVFSNRERILPKQSSGYYHEYTVPTPQSADRGARRIVCGPLRSLAAECYYTADHYASFKRIAP